One stretch of Streptomyces agglomeratus DNA includes these proteins:
- a CDS encoding regulator, whose translation MTERPPQRTPNRQLAALIAEAGFSNAGLARRVDQLGLEHGLDLRYDKTSVTRWLRGQQPRGTTPALIAEVFTRRLGRRLTAQDLGLDACAPVYAGLEFAATPEEAVDIVSGLWRKDSGSHAELRKIAFTPAGLVVPSRDWLIGRADDRVARGDPPQANGARVPSQGRPAVPRQRQTDRGAGQRVTGGDIAALRSVGELFRTLDHAYGGGHARQALVRYLEHETEPMLRGTYGEATGRRLFAAAADLTRLAGWTSFDIAAHGLAQRYFVQALRLAQAAGDRPYGSYVLVTMSRQAVYLGHGREAVQLARVAQQGVGSAAPAVVQALLHSAEARGHGVLGEVRACTASLVRAERAMEAARPGDELPHWARFFDEAQLADEFGHCHRDLQQYRAAAQHAERSLQLRAPGYARSRLFCRVVLATARLGLGELDQACALGAESAQQASEMRSARALEYVREFEKRLEPYRDAVAVRNYRDRVAALG comes from the coding sequence ATGACGGAACGACCCCCGCAGCGCACGCCGAACCGCCAGCTCGCCGCGCTCATCGCGGAAGCGGGATTCTCCAACGCGGGCCTGGCCCGACGGGTGGACCAGCTCGGTCTGGAGCACGGCCTCGACCTGCGGTACGACAAGACGTCGGTGACCCGGTGGCTGCGCGGCCAGCAACCTCGCGGTACCACACCCGCGCTGATCGCCGAGGTCTTCACCCGCCGCCTCGGCAGACGGCTGACGGCCCAGGACCTCGGCCTCGACGCCTGCGCGCCCGTCTACGCGGGGCTGGAATTCGCGGCCACCCCCGAGGAGGCCGTCGACATCGTCAGCGGCCTGTGGCGCAAGGATTCCGGCAGCCATGCCGAGCTGCGCAAGATCGCTTTCACCCCGGCCGGGCTCGTCGTCCCGAGCCGGGACTGGCTGATCGGGCGCGCCGACGACCGTGTCGCACGGGGCGACCCCCCGCAGGCGAACGGCGCCCGGGTGCCCTCCCAGGGCCGCCCGGCCGTGCCCCGGCAGCGCCAGACCGACCGCGGGGCCGGGCAGCGTGTGACCGGCGGGGACATCGCGGCCCTGCGCTCGGTCGGCGAGTTGTTCCGGACGCTGGACCACGCCTACGGCGGCGGCCACGCCCGGCAGGCGCTGGTGCGCTACCTGGAGCACGAGACCGAACCGATGCTGCGCGGTACGTACGGCGAGGCGACCGGACGGCGGCTCTTCGCGGCCGCCGCCGATCTGACCCGGCTGGCGGGCTGGACCTCGTTCGACATCGCCGCGCACGGTCTCGCCCAGCGGTACTTCGTCCAGGCGCTGCGCCTGGCGCAGGCGGCGGGCGACCGGCCGTACGGCTCGTACGTCCTGGTCACCATGAGCCGGCAGGCGGTCTACCTCGGCCACGGCCGGGAGGCGGTGCAACTGGCCCGCGTCGCGCAGCAGGGCGTCGGCAGCGCGGCGCCAGCCGTCGTGCAGGCGCTGCTGCACTCGGCCGAGGCGCGCGGGCACGGGGTGCTGGGAGAGGTGCGGGCGTGCACGGCCTCGCTCGTACGGGCGGAGCGGGCGATGGAGGCGGCGCGCCCGGGGGACGAGCTGCCGCACTGGGCGCGCTTCTTCGACGAGGCGCAGCTGGCGGACGAGTTCGGGCACTGCCACCGGGATCTCCAGCAGTACCGCGCGGCGGCGCAGCACGCGGAGCGGTCGCTCCAGCTGCGCGCGCCCGGCTATGCGCGCAGCCGGCTGTTCTGCCGGGTGGTGCTGGCGACCGCCCGGCTGGGGCTGGGGGAGCTGGACCAGGCGTGCGCGCTGGGCGCGGAGTCGGCGCAGCAGGCGTCGGAGATGCGGTCGGCGCGGGCCCTGGAGTACGTGCGCGAGTTCGAGAAGCGCCTTGAGCCCTACCGGGACGCCGTGGCGGTCCGGAACTACCGGGACCGGGTGGCGGCACTGGGGTGA
- a CDS encoding NAD(P)/FAD-dependent oxidoreductase, with the protein MLTTAHHADVVIVGAGVAGLSAAHQLTSAGVTVGVLEAAPHVGGRMTTEEVDGFRLDRIGQVLSTAYPELLRTPGLEGMALRTFSPGVLVHSGGRRYRAGEAGSARGALTAARALAGAPRPPFGGALDQARLGAALGRFAATPVRRLMARPERPAAEALSSRGLPPRTVDGFLRPLLSALLSDPELTTSSRCADLALRGFARGRLCVPEGGASALPELLAATLPPGTVHTGVRVTGASTSSVTTEEHGEFGCRSLLLATGARAAASLLPGLRVPPFHPVTVLHHAAPASPLADPALLLDADRSGPVSHTAVLSEVDPSRAPRGRSLISSTVLGPPPPSPDRAVRAHLARLYGIPTDDWELLAVHHDREAVPAMPAPHDLRRPVRLLAGLYVCGDHRGTSTVQGALHSGRRAAHEILLDFGIQPGYAPEALREAA; encoded by the coding sequence GTGCTCACCACCGCACACCACGCGGACGTCGTCATAGTGGGGGCCGGGGTCGCCGGTCTCTCCGCCGCCCATCAGCTGACCAGCGCCGGTGTAACGGTCGGCGTCCTGGAGGCTGCCCCTCACGTCGGCGGAAGGATGACTACCGAGGAGGTCGACGGTTTCCGGCTCGACCGCATCGGCCAGGTGCTCAGCACCGCGTATCCGGAGCTGCTCCGGACCCCGGGCCTCGAAGGGATGGCGCTGCGCACGTTCTCCCCCGGTGTCCTGGTGCACAGCGGCGGCCGTCGCTATCGCGCGGGCGAGGCCGGAAGCGCGCGCGGCGCACTCACCGCGGCGCGGGCGCTGGCCGGCGCGCCCCGCCCTCCGTTCGGCGGGGCGCTCGACCAGGCGCGGCTCGGCGCGGCACTCGGGCGGTTCGCGGCCACACCGGTGCGCCGGCTCATGGCGCGGCCCGAACGGCCCGCCGCCGAAGCCCTTTCCAGTCGCGGACTGCCGCCCCGTACGGTCGACGGCTTCCTGCGCCCGCTGCTCTCGGCACTGCTCAGCGACCCCGAGCTCACCACCTCCAGCCGCTGCGCCGACCTCGCGCTGCGCGGCTTCGCGCGCGGCCGGCTGTGCGTGCCCGAGGGCGGGGCGTCGGCGCTGCCCGAACTGCTGGCGGCCACACTGCCACCGGGAACGGTACATACGGGCGTACGGGTGACCGGCGCGTCCACCAGCTCCGTCACCACCGAGGAGCACGGCGAGTTCGGCTGCCGTTCCCTGCTGCTGGCCACCGGCGCCCGCGCCGCCGCGAGCCTGCTCCCGGGCCTGCGGGTGCCGCCCTTCCACCCGGTGACGGTGCTGCATCACGCGGCGCCCGCCTCCCCGCTCGCGGACCCCGCCCTGCTGCTGGACGCCGACCGGAGCGGCCCCGTCTCGCACACCGCCGTACTGAGTGAGGTCGACCCCTCACGCGCGCCGCGCGGCCGGTCGCTGATCTCCTCCACGGTCCTCGGCCCGCCGCCGCCGAGCCCCGACCGCGCGGTGCGCGCGCACCTGGCCAGGCTCTACGGCATCCCCACCGACGACTGGGAGCTCCTCGCGGTCCACCACGACCGGGAGGCCGTTCCGGCCATGCCGGCGCCGCACGACCTGCGGCGTCCCGTACGGCTGCTCGCGGGCCTGTACGTCTGCGGCGACCACCGCGGGACGAGCACGGTGCAGGGCGCGCTCCACTCGGGCCGCCGGGCCGCACACGAGATCCTGCTCGACTTCGGCATCCAGCCCGGTTACGCACCCGAGGCACTGCGCGAGGCGGCCTGA
- a CDS encoding TIGR01777 family oxidoreductase yields the protein MGVMRIAVTGSTGLIGTALVRSLRADGHEVRRLVRRPANSREEVTWDPKRQYVDAAGLAGCEAVVHLAGAGIGDHRWTQTYKREIRDSRVLGTAAIAEAVASLDAPPKVFVCGSAIGFYGDTGERAVDEQAPPGEGFLPSVCVEWEEAAAPAQEAGVRTVFARTGLVVAREGGAWGRLFPLFRAGLGGRLGSGRQYMSCIAMHDQIAALRHLIDTQSLSGPVNLTAPRPVTNRELTEAMGRVLKRPTLFTIPAPALRLALGELSSDVLGSQRVLPRQLEESGFVFAFPEIDDTLRSALRS from the coding sequence ATGGGCGTCATGCGGATTGCGGTCACCGGCTCGACCGGTCTCATCGGTACGGCGCTCGTGCGCTCCCTGCGCGCGGACGGGCACGAGGTGCGGCGCCTGGTACGGCGCCCGGCGAACAGCCGGGAGGAGGTGACGTGGGACCCGAAGCGGCAGTACGTCGACGCCGCCGGACTCGCCGGCTGCGAGGCCGTCGTCCACCTCGCGGGGGCGGGCATCGGCGATCACCGCTGGACGCAGACGTACAAGAGGGAGATCCGTGACAGCAGGGTCCTCGGTACGGCCGCGATCGCCGAAGCGGTCGCTTCCCTGGACGCGCCGCCGAAGGTTTTCGTGTGCGGTTCGGCGATCGGCTTCTACGGCGACACCGGCGAACGCGCGGTGGACGAACAGGCGCCGCCCGGCGAGGGTTTCCTGCCGTCCGTGTGCGTGGAGTGGGAAGAGGCCGCCGCCCCGGCTCAGGAGGCGGGCGTACGAACGGTGTTCGCCCGTACGGGACTCGTGGTGGCACGTGAGGGCGGGGCGTGGGGTCGGCTGTTCCCTCTCTTCAGGGCAGGGCTCGGCGGGCGGCTGGGGTCCGGCCGTCAGTACATGAGCTGCATCGCGATGCACGATCAGATCGCGGCGCTGCGTCATCTGATCGACACTCAGTCGCTGTCGGGCCCCGTGAACCTCACGGCGCCGCGCCCGGTCACCAACCGGGAGCTCACCGAGGCGATGGGGCGGGTACTGAAGCGGCCCACGCTCTTTACCATCCCGGCGCCGGCTCTGCGGCTCGCACTGGGTGAGCTCTCCTCGGACGTACTGGGCAGCCAGCGGGTTCTGCCACGGCAGTTGGAGGAGTCGGGCTTCGTCTTCGCGTTCCCGGAGATCGACGACACCCTGCGGTCGGCACTGCGCAGCTGA
- a CDS encoding GNAT family N-acetyltransferase produces MSEPPVPKPAASLAAPVIRPATTADEEELAGLDRETWSPVHSVQERPRPPYATFFDERHRPEDILVAELDGAIAGYIRTVPPTPLASNAHVRQIQGLAVADGARGRGIGRALLRAAADAARSGGAVRMTLRVLGHNTPARALYEAEGFVVEGVLPGEFLLGGQYVDDVVMGRALTDGR; encoded by the coding sequence ATGTCGGAGCCCCCTGTGCCGAAGCCCGCCGCCTCCCTGGCCGCCCCGGTGATACGTCCCGCCACCACGGCCGACGAGGAGGAGCTGGCCGGGCTGGACCGGGAGACCTGGTCGCCGGTGCACTCCGTGCAGGAGCGGCCGCGGCCGCCGTACGCCACGTTCTTCGACGAACGCCACCGGCCCGAGGACATCCTGGTGGCCGAGCTGGACGGTGCGATCGCCGGCTACATCCGGACGGTCCCGCCCACGCCGCTGGCGAGCAACGCGCACGTACGGCAGATCCAGGGCCTGGCCGTCGCGGACGGCGCGCGCGGGCGCGGGATCGGGCGGGCGCTGCTGCGCGCGGCAGCCGACGCGGCGCGGAGCGGCGGCGCGGTGCGCATGACGCTGCGAGTGCTCGGCCACAACACTCCCGCGCGTGCGCTCTACGAGGCCGAGGGATTCGTGGTCGAGGGTGTGCTGCCGGGAGAGTTCCTCCTCGGCGGCCAGTACGTCGACGACGTCGTCATGGGGCGTGCGCTGACAGACGGGCGCTGA
- a CDS encoding PP2C family protein-serine/threonine phosphatase, translating to MSSRRARGAEEAPAWLRGTPQPRWLRALPAIILAALTVAQIVTPETLQLGYFVVAVTPVAALAYGPVSVGVLGCLTLLTLSLPYGRRIWDVETPDLLAVVVVVVLSVVISLVRTRREQQLVTVRTVAEAAQLAVLPPLPSSVGRVRCAGLYRSAQRGLLVGGDLYDVREGPYGERALVADVQGHGLEAVATVAALLGAFREAVLDEADLAGVAARLDRRLVVDSAAVEHAELFATAVVMEFPPGQAVVRVVSCGHPAPLLLRGGTASEIALDPAPPLGLGLAATVPVGVTSVPLEYGDRILAHTDGVTEARDASGAFYPLAQRLPVLAATVPADDLMALNEAVREDLVRFAGKAENVQDDVALLALGHEDTADREPAATSRP from the coding sequence ATGAGTTCGAGGCGGGCCAGGGGCGCCGAAGAGGCCCCCGCATGGCTGCGCGGAACACCGCAGCCGCGCTGGCTCAGGGCCCTGCCCGCGATCATCCTCGCAGCGCTCACCGTCGCGCAGATCGTCACACCCGAGACCCTTCAGCTGGGCTACTTCGTGGTGGCCGTGACCCCGGTCGCGGCCCTCGCCTACGGCCCCGTCAGCGTCGGAGTGCTCGGCTGCCTCACCCTCCTGACGCTGAGCCTGCCGTACGGCCGCCGGATCTGGGACGTCGAGACGCCCGACCTGCTCGCGGTGGTGGTCGTCGTCGTGCTGAGCGTGGTCATCTCGTTGGTGCGAACCCGCAGGGAACAGCAGCTCGTGACGGTCCGCACGGTGGCGGAGGCCGCGCAGCTCGCCGTGCTGCCGCCGCTGCCCTCCTCTGTCGGCCGGGTGCGGTGCGCGGGGCTGTACCGGTCCGCCCAGCGCGGGCTGCTGGTGGGCGGGGACCTGTACGACGTGCGCGAAGGTCCCTACGGTGAACGGGCTCTGGTGGCCGACGTGCAGGGCCATGGCCTGGAGGCCGTCGCGACGGTCGCCGCGCTGCTGGGCGCGTTCCGCGAGGCCGTGCTGGACGAGGCGGACCTGGCGGGGGTGGCCGCGCGGCTGGACCGCCGGCTGGTCGTGGACTCCGCCGCCGTGGAGCACGCGGAGCTGTTCGCCACCGCGGTGGTGATGGAGTTCCCGCCCGGCCAGGCCGTCGTACGGGTGGTCAGCTGCGGCCACCCGGCGCCCCTGCTGCTGCGGGGCGGGACGGCGAGCGAGATCGCCCTGGACCCGGCGCCGCCGCTGGGGCTGGGTCTGGCGGCGACGGTACCGGTCGGGGTGACCTCCGTACCACTGGAGTACGGGGACCGGATCCTCGCCCACACCGACGGGGTGACGGAGGCGCGCGACGCCTCGGGGGCCTTCTACCCGCTCGCGCAGCGGCTGCCCGTCCTGGCCGCCACTGTCCCGGCGGACGACCTGATGGCTCTCAACGAGGCCGTGCGGGAGGACCTCGTGCGCTTCGCGGGCAAGGCGGAGAACGTACAGGACGACGTGGCCCTGCTGGCGCTCGGGCACGAGGACACCGCCGACCGGGAACCGGCGGCCACGTCCCGCCCGTGA
- a CDS encoding DUF4240 domain-containing protein yields MDETEFWEIIDHTREAAEGDPEDHADLLVDALLQLDPDSVLDFARHFEVRYNRAYRWDLWGAAAVLLGGAGDDAFDFFRCWLIGQGREVFEGALHGPDHLADLLDEFDEEVDGDGEELGYAADEAYEQLTGAVAPDLGVPAQAPEPEGTPLDLEDEDALAERYPRLWERFGK; encoded by the coding sequence ATGGACGAGACGGAATTCTGGGAGATCATCGACCACACCCGCGAGGCCGCCGAGGGCGACCCGGAGGATCACGCGGACCTGCTGGTCGACGCGTTGCTCCAGCTCGATCCCGACTCCGTGCTCGACTTCGCCAGACACTTCGAGGTCCGCTACAACCGCGCCTACCGCTGGGACTTGTGGGGCGCTGCGGCCGTACTGCTCGGCGGTGCCGGCGACGACGCCTTCGACTTCTTCCGCTGCTGGCTGATCGGCCAGGGCCGGGAGGTCTTCGAGGGCGCGCTGCACGGACCGGACCATCTGGCCGACCTCCTCGACGAGTTCGACGAGGAGGTGGACGGCGACGGTGAGGAGCTGGGGTACGCGGCCGACGAGGCGTACGAGCAGCTCACCGGCGCGGTGGCGCCGGATCTGGGGGTTCCGGCGCAGGCCCCGGAACCCGAGGGCACACCGCTCGACCTGGAGGACGAGGACGCCCTGGCCGAGCGGTACCCGCGGCTGTGGGAGCGGTTCGGCAAGTGA
- a CDS encoding SDR family oxidoreductase produces MREQDAAPLKGRIALVAGATRGAGRAIAVQLGAAGATVYVTGRTTRRHVSEVGRPGETIEQTADLVRDAGGEGIAVPTDHLVEDQVRALVERIDREHGRLDILVDSVWGGDHLLEFGKKMWDTDLAVGLRMLELGVKTHAITLGLAVPLLVRNPGGLVVEMTDGTDEYNRTHFRENFYYDLVKNAPIRMAFALGHDLADVGCTAVCVTPGFLRSEEMLDAFGVTEENWRDAIAKVPGFEVAESPVYVGRAVAALAADSGRARWNGRSLSSGQLAKEYGFTDTDGSRPDGWPYYEEVVQGGKKAPVSDYR; encoded by the coding sequence ATGAGGGAGCAGGACGCGGCACCACTCAAGGGCAGGATCGCACTCGTGGCGGGGGCCACCAGGGGAGCCGGGCGGGCGATCGCCGTGCAGCTCGGGGCGGCCGGCGCGACGGTGTACGTCACCGGGCGCACCACCCGCCGGCACGTCAGTGAGGTGGGGCGCCCCGGCGAGACCATCGAGCAGACGGCCGACCTCGTCAGGGACGCCGGTGGCGAAGGCATCGCCGTCCCCACCGATCACCTCGTGGAGGACCAGGTCCGGGCGCTCGTCGAACGGATCGACCGGGAGCACGGGCGGCTGGACATCCTGGTCGACAGTGTCTGGGGCGGTGACCATCTGCTGGAGTTCGGCAAGAAGATGTGGGACACGGACCTTGCGGTCGGCCTGCGGATGCTGGAACTCGGCGTGAAGACCCACGCCATCACGCTCGGACTCGCGGTGCCCCTGCTGGTGCGCAACCCCGGCGGACTGGTGGTCGAGATGACCGACGGGACGGACGAGTACAACCGCACCCACTTCCGCGAGAACTTCTACTACGACCTCGTCAAGAACGCGCCGATCCGCATGGCGTTCGCGCTGGGCCACGATCTCGCGGACGTGGGCTGCACGGCGGTCTGCGTCACCCCGGGCTTCCTCCGCTCGGAGGAGATGCTGGACGCCTTCGGCGTCACCGAGGAGAACTGGCGCGACGCGATCGCCAAGGTCCCCGGCTTCGAGGTCGCCGAGTCGCCGGTGTACGTCGGCCGGGCGGTCGCGGCGCTCGCCGCCGACTCCGGCCGGGCCCGCTGGAACGGGCGCTCGCTGTCCAGCGGGCAGCTCGCCAAGGAGTACGGCTTCACGGACACGGACGGCAGCCGGCCGGACGGCTGGCCGTACTACGAGGAGGTCGTGCAGGGCGGCAAGAAGGCCCCGGTGAGCGACTACCGCTGA
- a CDS encoding helix-turn-helix transcriptional regulator translates to MRAARLIKMVLLLQSRPSMTAAELARELEVSERTITRDAQALSEAGVPVYADRGRTGGYRLIGGYRTRLTGLARSEAEALFLSGLPGALREMGLDDAASAARLKVSAALLPSLRDASDTAAQRFHLDAPGWYQEPRTPELLPTIAEAVWDDRMITGRYRRGHDREVERRLAPYGLVLKAGVWYLCARSGDEFRVYRIDRFTAVAVSEERFVRDEGFVLPEFWEERATDFARSILRAEVVVRLSEAGVRRLPYAVDRAAATEALAEAGPPDEQGRVTVTLPVESYEVAFGQLFSVGPDLEVLGPPDLRERFAEAAARTARLYERGRQR, encoded by the coding sequence ATGCGCGCAGCCCGCCTCATCAAAATGGTGCTTCTGCTCCAGTCCCGCCCCTCCATGACCGCCGCCGAGCTGGCCCGTGAGCTGGAGGTCTCCGAGCGGACCATCACGCGGGACGCGCAGGCCCTGTCGGAGGCGGGCGTGCCGGTGTACGCCGACCGGGGCCGGACCGGCGGCTACCGCCTCATCGGCGGCTACCGCACCCGGCTGACGGGGCTCGCCCGCAGCGAGGCCGAGGCGCTCTTCCTCTCCGGGCTCCCGGGTGCGCTGCGCGAGATGGGCCTCGACGACGCCGCGTCCGCGGCCCGGCTCAAGGTGTCGGCCGCCCTGCTGCCCTCCCTGCGGGACGCCTCCGACACCGCCGCGCAGCGGTTCCATCTCGACGCCCCCGGCTGGTACCAGGAACCCAGGACGCCCGAGCTGCTGCCGACGATCGCGGAGGCGGTCTGGGACGACCGGATGATCACCGGTCGCTACCGGCGCGGCCACGACCGTGAGGTGGAGCGCCGGCTGGCCCCCTACGGCCTCGTGCTGAAAGCCGGCGTCTGGTACCTGTGCGCCCGCTCGGGCGACGAGTTCCGGGTGTACCGGATCGACCGTTTCACCGCGGTGGCCGTCTCGGAGGAACGTTTCGTACGGGACGAGGGCTTCGTCCTGCCGGAGTTCTGGGAGGAGCGGGCGACGGACTTCGCCCGCTCGATCCTGCGTGCCGAGGTGGTGGTGCGGCTGTCGGAGGCCGGTGTGCGGCGGCTGCCGTACGCCGTGGACCGCGCGGCCGCGACCGAGGCACTCGCCGAGGCCGGGCCGCCGGACGAACAGGGGCGCGTCACGGTGACGCTGCCGGTCGAGTCGTACGAGGTCGCGTTCGGCCAGCTCTTCTCCGTCGGGCCGGACCTGGAGGTGCTGGGCCCGCCCGACCTGCGCGAGCGCTTCGCGGAGGCGGCGGCCCGTACGGCCCGGCTGTACGAGCGGGGGCGTCAGCGGTAG
- the aceE gene encoding pyruvate dehydrogenase (acetyl-transferring), homodimeric type, whose amino-acid sequence MTDPVGISPSELDQLPDRDTEETAEWAASLDAVTKAAGPQRAAYLMRRTLQHAEGAGIALPKLLETDYVNTIPTSAEPAFDGDEAMEARITAWNRWNAAAMVTRGSRFGVGGHIATFASAAWLYETGFNHFFRGKEGDGSGDQLYIQGHASPGIYARAFLDGRLTEGQLDRFRQEAGGDGLPSYPHPRRLPWLWEFPTVSMGLGPLSAIYQARFNRYLQNRNIKDTSRSHVWAFLGDGEMDEPESTTAITLAAREQLDNLTFVINCNLQRLDGPVRANFRVVQELEAQFRGAGWNVVKTLWGSAWDELFQLDTQGALVRRLREVPDAQFQTYATRDVAYIREHFFGAEPALVELGRLLTDAKIAECFHTSRGGHEARKVYAAYKAAVEFKGAPTVILAQTVKGYTLGPGFESKNANHQMKKLSGKEFRAMRDLLDLPIPDAKLDEDLVPYGHPGADSPEVRYLQERRAALGGPAPARRVHAVALPEPADRAFSALLKGSGKQEMATTMAFVRLAKELMRDKETGKRWVPIVPDEARTFGMESLFPSAGIYSPLGQTYEPVDRDQLMYYKEAKDGQILNEGITEAGAMADFIAASTSYATHGEPMIPFYIFYSMFGWQRTADQMWQLGDQLGRGFIVGATAGRTTLTGEGLQHADGHSHLIASTNPASLNYDPAFAYEIAVIVKDGLRRMYGPEAENVFYYLTVYNEPKPQPAMPEGVEEGIVKGLYRFKEAANATAETPRIQLLGSGTAIHWALEAQELLAADWGVAADVWSATSWGELRREALECDEALLRGEERTPYVTRALEGAQGPVLAVSDWMRQVPDQISQWVEQDYSSLGTDGFGLSDTREAARRHFGVDARSVVVAALAQLARRGEVPASAVKEARERYGF is encoded by the coding sequence ATGACCGACCCCGTAGGCATTTCTCCGAGCGAGCTCGACCAGCTCCCGGACCGTGACACCGAGGAGACCGCCGAGTGGGCGGCCTCCCTCGACGCCGTCACCAAGGCCGCAGGCCCGCAGCGGGCGGCCTACCTGATGCGCCGCACGCTCCAGCACGCCGAAGGCGCCGGCATCGCGCTGCCGAAGCTGCTGGAGACGGACTACGTCAACACCATCCCGACCTCCGCCGAGCCCGCCTTCGACGGCGACGAGGCGATGGAAGCCCGTATCACCGCCTGGAACCGCTGGAACGCCGCCGCCATGGTGACCCGCGGCTCCCGCTTCGGCGTCGGCGGCCACATCGCCACCTTCGCCTCCGCGGCCTGGCTGTACGAGACCGGCTTCAACCACTTCTTCCGCGGCAAGGAGGGCGACGGCTCCGGCGACCAGCTCTACATCCAGGGCCACGCCTCCCCCGGCATCTACGCCCGCGCCTTCCTCGACGGCCGCCTCACCGAGGGCCAGCTCGATCGCTTCCGCCAGGAGGCCGGCGGCGACGGCCTGCCCTCGTACCCGCACCCGCGGCGCCTGCCCTGGCTGTGGGAGTTCCCCACCGTGTCGATGGGCCTCGGCCCGCTCTCGGCGATCTACCAGGCGCGCTTCAACCGCTACCTCCAGAACCGCAACATCAAGGACACGTCCCGCTCCCACGTCTGGGCGTTCCTCGGCGACGGCGAGATGGACGAGCCCGAGTCGACCACCGCGATCACCCTCGCCGCCCGCGAGCAGCTCGACAACCTGACCTTCGTCATCAACTGCAACCTCCAGCGCCTCGACGGCCCGGTCCGTGCCAACTTCCGGGTCGTGCAGGAGCTGGAGGCGCAGTTCCGCGGCGCCGGCTGGAACGTCGTCAAGACGCTGTGGGGCTCCGCCTGGGACGAGCTGTTCCAGCTCGACACCCAGGGCGCGCTGGTACGCCGGCTCCGTGAGGTGCCGGACGCGCAGTTCCAGACGTACGCGACCCGCGACGTGGCGTACATCCGCGAGCACTTCTTCGGCGCCGAGCCCGCGCTCGTCGAGCTGGGCAGGCTGCTCACCGACGCGAAGATCGCCGAGTGTTTCCACACCTCGCGCGGCGGCCACGAGGCCCGCAAGGTGTACGCGGCGTACAAGGCGGCCGTGGAGTTCAAGGGCGCGCCGACGGTGATCCTCGCGCAGACCGTCAAGGGCTACACCCTCGGTCCGGGCTTCGAGTCGAAGAACGCCAACCACCAGATGAAGAAGCTCTCCGGCAAGGAGTTCCGCGCCATGCGGGACCTGCTGGACCTGCCCATCCCGGACGCGAAGCTCGACGAGGACCTCGTACCGTACGGGCACCCCGGCGCCGACTCCCCGGAGGTCCGCTACCTCCAGGAGCGCCGCGCCGCCCTCGGCGGCCCCGCCCCGGCCCGCCGGGTGCACGCGGTCGCCCTGCCGGAGCCCGCCGACCGCGCCTTCAGCGCCCTCCTCAAGGGCTCGGGCAAGCAGGAGATGGCCACCACCATGGCGTTCGTACGCCTGGCCAAGGAGCTGATGCGGGACAAGGAGACCGGCAAGCGCTGGGTCCCGATCGTCCCCGACGAGGCCCGCACCTTCGGCATGGAGTCGCTGTTCCCGTCGGCCGGCATCTACTCGCCGCTGGGCCAGACGTACGAGCCGGTCGACCGCGACCAGCTCATGTACTACAAGGAAGCCAAGGACGGCCAGATCCTCAACGAGGGGATCACCGAGGCCGGCGCAATGGCCGACTTCATCGCCGCTTCGACGTCGTACGCGACGCACGGCGAGCCGATGATCCCCTTCTACATCTTCTATTCGATGTTCGGCTGGCAGCGCACCGCCGACCAGATGTGGCAGCTCGGCGACCAGCTCGGCCGCGGCTTCATCGTCGGCGCGACGGCCGGCCGTACGACCCTGACGGGTGAGGGCCTCCAGCACGCGGACGGCCACTCGCACCTGATCGCGTCCACGAACCCGGCGTCGCTCAACTACGACCCGGCGTTCGCGTACGAGATCGCGGTCATCGTCAAGGACGGTCTGCGCAGGATGTACGGCCCCGAGGCCGAGAACGTCTTCTACTACCTGACCGTCTACAACGAGCCCAAGCCGCAGCCCGCGATGCCGGAAGGCGTCGAGGAGGGGATCGTCAAGGGCCTCTACCGCTTCAAGGAGGCGGCGAACGCCACCGCCGAGACCCCGCGCATCCAGCTGCTCGGCTCCGGCACGGCGATCCACTGGGCCCTGGAGGCGCAGGAACTCCTCGCCGCCGACTGGGGTGTGGCGGCCGACGTCTGGTCCGCCACGTCGTGGGGCGAGCTGCGCCGTGAGGCGCTGGAGTGCGACGAGGCGCTGCTGCGCGGCGAGGAGCGCACGCCGTACGTGACCCGCGCCCTCGAAGGCGCGCAGGGTCCCGTCCTCGCGGTGAGCGACTGGATGCGTCAGGTGCCGGACCAGATCAGCCAGTGGGTCGAGCAGGACTACTCCTCGCTCGGTACGGACGGCTTCGGTCTCTCGGACACCCGCGAGGCGGCCCGCCGTCACTTCGGCGTCGACGCCCGGTCGGTCGTGGTCGCCGCCCTGGCCCAGCTCGCCCGCCGCGGTGAGGTACCGGCGTCGGCGGTCAAGGAAGCCCGGGAGCGGTACGGCTTCTGA